A portion of the Algisphaera agarilytica genome contains these proteins:
- a CDS encoding glycosyltransferase family 2 protein produces the protein MIESPPSIPTESSTASDAGNSEATATNPATTVRIVIVNFRTPGLTIDCLASLEPELKALPGAHVVVVEGGSGDDSAEQLQKAIDRHGWSSWVTLDVREDNAGFAGGNNAAIVPALAESPAPDFILLLNPDTVVRPGAIVELLRFMDEHPEAGLAGSRLEDPDTTPQQSAFRFPSIASQLENTLRLGVVSKLLKRRIVAMPVSDEPHRCDWLAGASLIVRHAVFEAVGPLDDDYFMYFEETDFCLAAQRAGFEAWYVPASRVVHLVGQASGVTAKNDTAKPAKRRPAYWFESRKRYFVKNHGKLAATLADAAWILGFSLWRTRVKLTGLPDRDPEKLLGDFVRHSVFVRGFKT, from the coding sequence GTGATCGAATCCCCGCCGTCCATCCCGACCGAGTCGTCGACGGCGTCGGACGCTGGCAACAGCGAAGCGACCGCGACCAACCCCGCGACCACGGTCCGCATCGTGATCGTCAACTTCCGCACGCCCGGGCTGACCATCGACTGCCTCGCCTCGCTCGAGCCGGAGCTGAAGGCGCTTCCGGGTGCTCACGTGGTCGTCGTCGAAGGCGGCAGCGGTGACGACTCGGCCGAGCAGCTGCAAAAGGCGATCGATCGGCACGGCTGGTCGTCGTGGGTCACGCTGGATGTGCGTGAAGACAACGCCGGTTTCGCCGGGGGCAACAACGCCGCGATCGTGCCCGCCTTGGCCGAGTCGCCCGCGCCCGACTTCATCCTGCTGCTGAATCCCGATACGGTGGTCCGCCCCGGCGCGATCGTCGAGCTGCTGCGGTTCATGGACGAGCACCCCGAGGCGGGCCTGGCGGGCAGCCGACTCGAAGACCCCGACACCACGCCGCAGCAGTCGGCGTTCCGCTTCCCTTCGATCGCCAGCCAACTCGAAAACACGCTGCGCCTCGGCGTGGTGAGCAAGCTGCTCAAGCGCCGCATCGTGGCCATGCCCGTCAGCGACGAACCGCACCGTTGTGATTGGTTGGCCGGCGCGAGCCTGATCGTCCGCCACGCGGTGTTCGAAGCCGTGGGCCCGCTGGACGACGACTATTTCATGTATTTCGAAGAGACCGATTTTTGCCTTGCCGCGCAGCGGGCGGGATTCGAGGCTTGGTATGTCCCCGCCAGCCGGGTGGTTCACCTGGTCGGGCAGGCGTCGGGCGTCACCGCCAAGAACGACACCGCCAAGCCCGCCAAACGCCGCCCCGCGTATTGGTTCGAGTCGCGCAAGCGCTACTTCGTGAAGAACCACGGCAAGCTCGCCGCCACGCTCGCCGACGCCGCGTGGATCCTCGGCTTCTCGCTCTGGCGCACCCGCGTCAAGCTCACCGGCCTGCCCGACCGCGACCCGGAAAAACTCCTGGGCGACTTCGTCCGGCACAGTGTTTTTGTGAGAGGTTTCAAAACCTAA
- a CDS encoding serine O-acetyltransferase: MNDQDHNLGLWAQIREDHTAHRRDWTRPGFRAVAVHRFGVWRMGIKSKLLRAPFSVLYRMLHRRVRNVYGIELPYSAKLGRRVVVEHQSGIVIHGNAVIGDDCVIRQGVTLGIRREDQPDQAPVLGKGVSIGAGAAVLGGVHLGDGSSVGANAVVLKDVPAGATAVGIPAKIIAPREEPVEEQAASEEVSA, translated from the coding sequence ATGAACGATCAGGACCACAACCTCGGCCTTTGGGCCCAGATCCGCGAAGACCACACGGCCCACCGCCGTGACTGGACGCGGCCGGGCTTCCGCGCCGTGGCGGTCCACCGGTTCGGCGTCTGGCGCATGGGGATCAAGAGCAAGCTCCTCCGCGCCCCGTTCAGCGTGCTCTACCGCATGCTCCACCGCCGGGTGCGCAACGTCTACGGCATCGAACTCCCGTACTCCGCAAAGCTCGGGCGGCGCGTCGTCGTCGAGCACCAGTCCGGCATCGTCATCCACGGCAACGCCGTCATCGGCGACGACTGCGTAATCCGCCAGGGCGTCACCCTCGGCATCCGCCGGGAAGACCAACCCGACCAAGCCCCGGTGCTGGGCAAGGGCGTGAGCATCGGCGCGGGTGCGGCCGTGCTCGGCGGGGTTCACCTTGGTGACGGATCGAGTGTGGGTGCTAACGCGGTGGTGTTGAAGGACGTCCCCGCCGGGGCGACGGCCGTGGGCATCCCCGCGAAGATCATTGCCCCACGCGAAGAACCCGTCGAGGAACAAGCGGCCTCCGAGGAGGTGTCGGCATGA
- a CDS encoding glycosyltransferase: MSDAPMPQPEHSDDSAKTTATAVNPIGVIAIGRNEGERLRLCLESVVGKVAQVVYVDSGSTDGSAELAKSLGVEVVDLDLSIPFTAARARNEGFARLQEVMPDVKCVQMIDGDCEVVDGWLETAAAYLDAYPKFAVACGRRRERFPEATIYNRLTDMEWDTPIGMARSCGGDALFRAEALREVGGYNPTVIAGEEPEMCVRLRQAGWTIERLDAEMTLHDAAMTKFSQWWKRNVRAGHAYAQGAAMHGKTDGHNVKQVRSIVFWGMLIPLFIAGLFVVGFVIEFTVLEGEAWYQSPLILVVAMIDLLLLGYLVLAFKIWRYRCGLGDPGKTSAIYAFFTVVGKFANAIGVGTFWKNHKLGKQAKIIEYKSAEGATA, from the coding sequence ATGAGCGACGCCCCGATGCCCCAACCCGAACACTCGGACGACTCGGCGAAAACCACCGCGACCGCGGTGAACCCCATCGGCGTAATCGCGATCGGCCGCAATGAGGGCGAACGCCTACGCCTCTGCCTCGAATCCGTCGTCGGCAAGGTGGCGCAGGTAGTCTACGTCGACTCCGGCTCGACCGACGGCAGTGCCGAGCTCGCCAAGTCGCTGGGCGTCGAAGTCGTGGACCTCGACCTGTCGATCCCCTTTACCGCCGCCCGCGCCCGCAACGAAGGCTTTGCGCGTTTGCAGGAAGTCATGCCGGACGTGAAGTGCGTCCAGATGATCGACGGCGACTGCGAGGTGGTCGACGGTTGGCTCGAAACCGCGGCGGCCTATCTCGACGCCTACCCGAAATTCGCGGTGGCCTGCGGGCGCCGCCGGGAACGCTTCCCCGAGGCGACGATCTACAACCGCCTCACCGACATGGAGTGGGACACGCCTATCGGCATGGCCCGCTCGTGCGGCGGCGATGCGCTGTTCCGTGCCGAGGCGTTGCGAGAAGTCGGCGGGTACAACCCCACGGTCATTGCGGGCGAAGAACCCGAGATGTGCGTGCGTCTGCGCCAGGCGGGCTGGACCATCGAACGTCTGGACGCGGAGATGACCTTGCACGACGCGGCGATGACCAAATTCAGTCAGTGGTGGAAACGCAACGTCCGGGCCGGCCACGCCTACGCCCAGGGCGCCGCGATGCACGGCAAGACCGACGGGCACAATGTGAAACAGGTGCGCAGCATAGTGTTCTGGGGGATGTTGATTCCGCTATTTATTGCGGGTTTGTTTGTGGTTGGTTTCGTGATCGAATTCACAGTGCTTGAAGGCGAGGCGTGGTATCAGTCACCACTGATCTTGGTGGTGGCGATGATTGACTTGCTGCTTCTGGGCTACTTGGTACTAGCGTTCAAGATTTGGCGTTACCGATGTGGCTTGGGAGATCCAGGCAAAACGTCAGCGATCTATGCTTTCTTTACGGTTGTTGGAAAGTTTGCAAACGCCATCGGCGTGGGCACTTTCTGGAAGAACCACAAGCTCGGTAAGCAAGCCAAGATCATCGAATACAAGTCTGCGGAGGGCGCGACGGCATGA
- a CDS encoding glycosyltransferase family 4 protein, translating into MSVPTPHILYVGSILPKRSETFVYREVLGLRERGVEVSIASVNAPERDLGDDKLDALAAEAIHVYGKGIGGKVGVIRDAVLQRGAWWPHGIFEVSPTYWPKHKLQFAAGIALARRVKDRGITHVHAHMAHVPTTVAMACAEALGVPFSTTGHAADLFRDRSALKTKLQRAAFVSCISEWHRGFYREIVPGLSDEQLPVIRCGVDMREFTAVTPGTTEGGISLLGVGRLVPKKGFDVLIRAMAAASPPLAPGSARGQTTYQGDDPGQSPGLRVTLVGDGPEMVNLKALADEVGVADRVTFAEAQPNHVVREMMGQADVFVLPCQQAADGDRDGIPVVLMEAMARNVCVVSGDLETIRELVADNVTGLMVQPGAVDELGEVLVRLSRDPSLRQRLADAGRARVAEEFSMSVNLDRLEAAFAAAAPTRASEKKTDPAPGEVMGATNHA; encoded by the coding sequence ATGAGCGTGCCCACCCCGCACATCCTGTACGTCGGCTCGATCCTGCCTAAGCGTAGTGAGACGTTTGTGTACCGCGAGGTGCTGGGGCTGCGCGAGCGCGGCGTTGAGGTGAGCATCGCTTCGGTGAACGCGCCCGAGCGTGACCTGGGGGATGACAAGCTCGACGCCCTCGCCGCCGAGGCGATCCACGTTTACGGCAAAGGGATCGGTGGCAAGGTCGGCGTGATCCGCGACGCGGTCTTGCAACGCGGGGCGTGGTGGCCGCATGGCATCTTCGAGGTGTCGCCGACGTATTGGCCCAAGCACAAGTTGCAGTTCGCGGCCGGCATCGCGCTGGCCCGGCGCGTGAAGGATCGTGGCATCACCCACGTCCACGCCCACATGGCCCACGTGCCGACCACCGTCGCGATGGCGTGTGCCGAGGCGCTGGGCGTTCCCTTCAGCACCACCGGCCACGCGGCGGACCTGTTCCGCGACCGCTCGGCTCTCAAGACCAAGCTCCAACGCGCCGCGTTTGTGTCGTGCATCAGCGAGTGGCACCGCGGGTTTTACCGTGAGATCGTGCCGGGGCTGAGCGATGAGCAGTTGCCTGTGATCCGTTGCGGGGTGGACATGCGGGAGTTCACGGCCGTCACCCCCGGAACCACCGAGGGCGGCATCTCGCTTCTTGGGGTGGGGCGGCTGGTGCCCAAGAAGGGGTTTGATGTCCTGATCCGTGCGATGGCGGCGGCGAGTCCCCCCTTAGCCCCGGGCTCTGCCCGGGGGCAGACCACATACCAAGGCGACGACCCCGGGCAGAGCCCGGGGCTAAGGGTGACGCTCGTTGGTGACGGGCCGGAGATGGTAAATCTCAAAGCATTGGCGGACGAGGTGGGCGTGGCCGACCGGGTCACGTTTGCGGAAGCACAGCCGAATCATGTGGTGCGGGAAATGATGGGCCAGGCGGACGTGTTCGTGTTGCCCTGCCAACAGGCGGCCGACGGCGACCGCGACGGCATCCCGGTGGTGCTCATGGAAGCGATGGCCCGGAACGTGTGCGTGGTCAGCGGGGACCTGGAGACGATCCGCGAACTTGTGGCCGATAATGTCACCGGATTGATGGTGCAGCCCGGGGCGGTCGATGAGTTAGGCGAGGTGTTGGTGCGCTTGTCGCGTGACCCGTCGCTTCGACAACGCTTGGCGGACGCGGGCAGGGCCCGGGTCGCCGAGGAGTTTTCGATGTCGGTGAACCTCGACCGATTGGAAGCCGCGTTTGCGGCGGCGGCGCCGACGCGTGCGTCCGAGAAAAAGACCGATCCTGCTCCCGGAGAAGTGATGGGAGCGACCAACCATGCCTGA